Proteins from one Physeter macrocephalus isolate SW-GA chromosome 16, ASM283717v5, whole genome shotgun sequence genomic window:
- the IFTAP gene encoding intraflagellar transport-associated protein isoform X3, producing the protein MLFTSTNEYFFVHDNVTKRGAFGTNSSENNFTSVKFTQRNEPNDHHLSNKASFLRTLSQCSEEEQIVMDEGQKVGSSFQGDLNRAGKVKVDNFLDLEDLDLDEEIKPQMNLLLLPGEVDQDMSMSVPSYIPSVAQPPSSGVKPRPTGKGADKQREEIVGDEVRPFSLDEEFDYDAVTLTPKFTPAEIDAIKELCKQKRKSTDLEKPRD; encoded by the exons ATAATGTGACCAAAAGAGGAGCCTTTGGAACCAATTCTTCAGAAAACAAttttacttcagtaaaatttactCAGAGAAATGAACCAAATGATCACCATCTTAGCAATAAAGCCAGCTTTCTTCGTACTTTGTCACAGTGTTCAGAAGAGGAACAG aTAGTGATGGATGAAGGCCAAAAAGTTGGCAGTTCCTTTCAAGGTGATCTGAATCGGGCAGGAAAGGTGAAG GTAGACAACTTCCTTGATTTAGAAGATTTGGACTTGGATGAAGAGATTAAGCCCCAAATGA ATTTGCTGCTGCTTCCAGGAGAGGTGGATCAGGACATGAGCATGAGTGTCCCTTCTTACATTCCTTCCGTGGCCCAGCCTCCTAGCTCCGGAGTGAAGCCAAGGCCCACTGGAAAAGGAGCAGACAAACAAAGGGAAGAG ATAGTCGGAGATGAAGTTCGGCCCTTCTCACTTGATGAAGAATTTGATTATGACGCTGTGACGCTAACCCCCAAGTTCACTCCTGCAGAGATAGATGCCATCAAAGAGCTATGCaagcaaaagagaaagagcaCAGACTTAGAGAAACCCCGGGACTGA